From Excalfactoria chinensis isolate bCotChi1 chromosome 14, bCotChi1.hap2, whole genome shotgun sequence:
GGGACCTGGGAGGGCGGGGGAAGGTGCAGTGTTGGgctacagggatggggctgaggACACTGATCCCATGGAGACTGAGAGGGGCAGGATATTGGGCCGCTGGAGGGAGATATGCCACCAAGGTGGGGGTAAGAGGCCATGATATAGGGCTCCAAGGTGGGCATGGAGGATGTGGCACCAGGCTCTGCAAAGAGGACACCAGGAGGGGGACAGAGGGGACACTGAGGGGGGACAGACTCACAGCCAGGAAGTGGAAGCAGCGGTGCAGGCTGGCCTTGATGCGCAGCGCGGCCGCCACGTAGATCTCAGCCAGAGCAGCCACCGAGACGGCGTCACCGGCGCACTCGGCGAGGTTGACAGCACTGAGTGCCAGGTTGATGGCCAGCAGGTGCCCCCCGGCCTGCTTCCCTGCGGGGACACGGGGCAGTGCAGGCGTCAGCAGAGTCCCCCGCTCATCCCTATGGATGCTGAGGGGCACGGGACCTACCAGCCAGGTGCAGCTGGTGCAGGCGATGGTAAGCCATGGCTGCATTGCGGGCGCTCTGTCGGACgtgggcgcggggcggggggttTGGACGCAGCCCCCCAGCACGGGCAGCCAACCAGCGTCCCACCCAGAGGCGCTGGAGCAGGTGTCGGAGCAGGGTccacagcaggctgcaggcCAGGTCCCCGTGGGAGGCGGGCAGGGGGCGGCCCAGCGCCCCCAGTGCTGTGCGAAGGTGTTGGGCGCCCTGTGCAAAGTCCCCCTGCGATAACAGAGTCATCAGTGGGAGGAGCCGtggggaaggggcggggctgGGGGCGTGGTCAAGTGTGGGTGTGGTCAATGGGGTTATTTGCATGGGTGTGGTCTGTGGGCGTGGTCAGGTTGTGTGGCCAATGAGGGGGCAGTGTGATGTGTGGGGGCGTGGTCAATATGAGGGGTGGGGCTCGGTGTAGTGGAAAGTGAATGGGGTGATGGAGGAGGGGCGGGGCCTGTGGGCGGGGCTACAACTGCTGTGGGGTCAGAGCCAGGCGGGGTCAtctgagacagggcaggttcAGGTCGGGTGGGCGCAGCTACCCCAATAGGAAGGGGTGGGGGTCTGGGAAGAGGCTGGGGGCGGTCAGTGAGCAGATCACAGAGCAAATAGGTAACCCGTAAACAAGGCGGCGCTCACCCGGTCCAGGTCCAGGTCTGCCTGCCGGCGGTGGCGCCAGAAGAGGACAGAGGATTCGGAGTGCGGAGGGGTGACGGGCTCCCCGTAGACAAAGAGCCGCACCACCGCTCCCAGCACCAGGGCCACGTTCAGCCCCCAGAACACCAAGGTGGGCCACAGCCACTGCGACCATCCCCACGGCTCCTCTGTGTGCAGGGACGGGGGGTCAGCACCACCCCAACATCCTCCACCCCAACATCCTCCACCCCAACATCCTCCACCCCAACGGCCTTCACCCCGTGCCCACCTCAACAGTCCCACCTTGATGGGCTCCACCCCAACTGCCTCAGCCCACACAGCCCGtatcacacacacaccccaacaTCCTTCCCCCACCGTAGTCTTCATCCCAATAACCTCCAGCCCATGCTCAACCCAATGGGATCCACACAAATAGCCTTTAGGCCACACCTTCCCCAACAGCCTCCACCCTACAACTATCCCCAAAGCCTCCAACCCAATGGCTTTTACTCCTCCACAACCTCATCTCCCCCCATGGCCTCCATTGTAATGTCatgcaacctgttccagccTCAAAGGACTCCACCCCATGCCGGCGCTTACCTGCAATACCAGACTCAGCCATGATGCTTCTTCCAGGCCCAGCAGTACCCAGGCTCCCAGATGGTGCTGGAGCACTGGAGCCACGGAGCAGGGAGGCCAAGGGGTTAAAAGAGAGGCAGAGGAAGACGAAGGCACAGAGGGCCATTCGGGAGCGGTCCAGCATGCCCTGGCTGCCAGGTGAGGGCGGTGGGTGCTCCTGCTTCACCTGTGGGGGAAAGCTGCCATGAGCCGTAGGCACAGACATAGGGTCACAGACATGAGTACGTGGACATGAAGCATGGTGATGGGGCAGAAGCATGAGATACAGGGCATGGAGTACAGAGTATGAGTCTGGGTTCCAGGACATGGACTGAATGTGGGGTATAAGGCATGGATATATGGCACAGAGTATGGACATGGCATTCAGGTCATGGATATGGGTGCAGGTATTAAAATGGACATGGGATACAGGGCATGGGTATGAGTGGCAGTGCAAGTATGGACATGAGTATGGGACTGAGGGCATGGGTATGAAAGCATGGACAGGACATGGAGTATACAGGGCATGGGGTACAGGACAGCGcatggcacacacacacatggaCTGGCATGGGGATGGATATGGGCACTGGGTTACAAGTATGAACAGGACATGAGCATGGGATATGGTGATAAGGCACAAACATGGGGCGCAGGCCATGGGGTGCAGTGCAAGGACACTGCATCACCGATGTCCTGTGCACCCGTCCCTCCCATCCTGAGTTGGGTGAGGAGCAACCTAAGGGATCTCTTTCTCCCACACTTGTGCTACTGGCCCTCCCAGCACACCCCCACACCTTGCCATGGTTGCAGAGGGGGCTGTCGGGCTCCgagtcactgctgctgctgctgctgcccccgCTGAGCGAGAGCGGGCTGCCGCGGGATGGGGAGCCCACATCTGAGGGTGGTGGGGTCAGCATCTCCATCACCTCTGCCTTCGCCACCTCCATGGGTGCCTCCGCCTTGGGGCCGGCACTGCAGGAGGCCACCAGGTCCTTGAGGGACTCTGTGGGAAGCAGCACAGAGTTTAGAGACGGGGTCGACCAGCCCAAAAGCTGCCCTCGCTGTTCCAGCATGGCACTCACTGCTCTTCTGCACGGCCATCTTCAGGCTGAGGTTCTCCTGCTTCAGCTTCTggttgctctgctgcaggaagcgGATGTACTCGATGGCCTTCCTCAGGATCGCCGACTTGTTGAGCTGTGAGGGGCACAGGATGGCTCAGCCCCACTCACTGCCTCTTCCCTGCCCTCCCcaaccccagcacagcccccacctTGGCCTCGGTGCCCACCACCAGGTCCTTCAGCTCCACGATCTTGTCGTTGATGGATGAGCGGTAGCGCTTCTCGATGGCGTTGTGCGCCGTCCGCTTCTCCcctttgctctgcagcagcgCTGCCTTCCCGCTGGGTGCCAGACGGTTGATGGGCAGCTTCTCGGCGTCCACCACCAGCGGCACCGTGGCCAGGATGGTACCCCCACTCACCAGAGCCTACGGGATGGAGGGGTCACCAAGCATCCCCACTCCAACCCACGGTCATGGCATAAAGCCCATTTGTATGGGAGCCACCAGGGTGAGTGTGGCTCCATCACTTACCGGCACCTGCAGTGGGGCcgcagtgctgctggtggtcAAAGAGGTGATGGTGGAGGTCTTGGCACTGCCTGCATCTGTCTtgacagctgtcagcagcagagagTCCGCCTTGATGaagtggggctgcagcagcacctggatGGCCAAGGAGGGGGGTTCATAGGGCTGCAGTGCAACCAAATGGCTCTCATAaccaccccccccccagtccTGGGCTTACCGGCACCGGCTGGATTTGGGGTGACACGGGCTGGGTGGTGGCAGCGGGGCTGggtgccaggagctgctgcggtGCCACACTCTGCACCGGGCCAGGCAGTGCCACAGGTTgggctggctgtggggtgggcagggggCTCTGCGCAGCCcccccaggctgcacagctgagTATGGAGCAGAGAACAGCGTTACGGGACCCTCAAACCAACCCCCCAACCCACAACTCATACATTCCCAATCCACCCCAAATCCTCACCGGGGAAGCTGTGCTGGTTCTGGAAGCCCACCATGGGCTGGGGGCTGAACTGCCCAGGGGATGTGGGGACGAAGCTGGGGGTCAGCATCACGCCGGGCTGGGGCTGGCTGCTGGGCATGGCCACAGGTTCCTCCTTCACCCCCGGTGCTGTTGTGGGGCCGGGGGCTGGCAGGAGTGGAGCGGGGGACTGTGAGGTGAAGGTTGACAGCACGGGGGGAGCTGGGAATACATTGCTGGTAGGGGGTGGCTTGCTGGGCCCTGGGAATACATTGCtggtgggggctggggggagccCCGAGGACACGGTGCTGTCAGGGGTCGTGAATGGCGCATCGAACAGCCCTGAGAAATCACTGTCCGGTGTGTTGATCAGCTGCAGcatgtctgaaataaaacagcccCCCCCCAAACTGGTCAGTAGCAGCCCCAAACCTCATGGGGAGCTTCGAAGCCATGGGGGTCTCCAGCCCCACACTGCTCGAccctgcccagagatgtgggaGCCCAGAGGAGCACCATGCCCTGATCCTCAGGGGTTGCCAACCCCAGGGGGGCAAAATGGGCCAGCTCATTCATTACAAACTAGACACCAAAACCCTGACAGCCCCCAAAAAGCCCCTGTATCGAGGGCtgaggagctggggctgggacaGGGAGGTGGCACATCCATGGTGCATCAAACCCCTCCAACCCCAGCACCATGCGCTGTCCCACTCACCCCCAGGTGGGCAGCAGGGCACAGAGGGTTAACCAGCACCAAGCCTGGGGGTCTGCCCTGCACCCCGGAGCACTGGGGACATCCCCACTGACACACCCCGACACATCGGGCTGTTCTGAGAAGCCCCCATAGAGCGACCCTCACTTGGGCAGCATCCGAACACACCTGGTACCCAGAGATGCCACTGCCGGAGTGACCCACGAGCGCCCCCAGACCCTCAGATGTGCACCCCGAAGCGACCCAAGGTGCTCCCCATACATCCGGGAGAGCACGGGGAGCAGCAGGGTACCTTCCAGCAGGGTGGGCACAGTGAGATCCCCGTGGCGGCGGCTCAGCGTGCGCTGAAGGCAGCGGGCTATTTTCAAACCAtgttcctctcctcctccccacgcTCCCTCCCCGCTGCCGCCCGCGCCAGGCCTGGAGCAGAGCCGGCCATGGGGTGATGTGACTCCGCCAATCGCTGCCTGCGCGCCCGCCGGCCGCCCCCAGGCAGCCCCAAGGTGAGCGCAGCGCAGCGCAGCGGGTCACTCGCGGGCACCCAGCCGAGGGTTACTCCAGGTCAGGCAGCATTAACTCCTTCACTGCGTGTCCCGACATCCCGCACAGACGCCAGCACCCCTCTGTGTATGGAGGGGGGGCCCAGCCCGGGATACCACCAGCCCCACTGGGTGTTTGAGCACCTCCAGCCCTGGGATGCCGCCCCCGCCGCATTGCTCTGTGGGACAGAGCACCTGCATCAATGGGGACCTTTGCCATGGTGTCAGTGGGACCCAACCATGTCATGAGTGAGGGTACAGGGACACGGGGACAGTGGTAAATCCACGGTGGGTCAGGGCACTGCAGGGCACAGATGGTCATGGTACAAAACCCCTTTGGTTTCCCATCAGTCTCACCCCGTGCATGGCCCCACAGGGCCCCCCGAGCCCCTTACACCCTGCAGGTGGGGCATAAACgcatggggatggggacacacGGAGACCTTGGGATCACGCTTAGTGTGGAAGGGCACATCTAAGTGCTATCCCTGTAAATAGCAGCAGCACACCCAGCAGCTCTCTTTATACGGTCTCCATACGGAGTACAAGGTGTCCAGAGGGACATCCGCACCCCACTTGCCCATCCCTCCGCTCCCTGCAGCTCATGGGCAAAGAGAGGCCA
This genomic window contains:
- the SREBF1 gene encoding sterol regulatory element-binding protein 1 isoform X1, whose translation is MSAPCFDDAALEGLALELRAASDIDTALLSDIDDMLQLINTPDSDFSGLFDAPFTTPDSTVSSGLPPAPTSNVFPGPSKPPPTSNVFPAPPVLSTFTSQSPAPLLPAPGPTTAPGVKEEPVAMPSSQPQPGVMLTPSFVPTSPGQFSPQPMVGFQNQHSFPAVQPGGAAQSPLPTPQPAQPVALPGPVQSVAPQQLLAPSPAATTQPVSPQIQPVPVLLQPHFIKADSLLLTAVKTDAGSAKTSTITSLTTSSTAAPLQVPALVSGGTILATVPLVVDAEKLPINRLAPSGKAALLQSKGEKRTAHNAIEKRYRSSINDKIVELKDLVVGTEAKLNKSAILRKAIEYIRFLQQSNQKLKQENLSLKMAVQKSKSLKDLVASCSAGPKAEAPMEVAKAEVMEMLTPPPSDVGSPSRGSPLSLSGGSSSSSSDSEPDSPLCNHGKVKQEHPPPSPGSQGMLDRSRMALCAFVFLCLSFNPLASLLRGSSAPAPSGSLGTAGPGRSIMAESGIAEEPWGWSQWLWPTLVFWGLNVALVLGAVVRLFVYGEPVTPPHSESSVLFWRHRRQADLDLDRGDFAQGAQHLRTALGALGRPLPASHGDLACSLLWTLLRHLLQRLWVGRWLAARAGGLRPNPPPRAHVRQSARNAAMAYHRLHQLHLAGKQAGGHLLAINLALSAVNLAECAGDAVSVAALAEIYVAAALRIKASLHRCFHFLARPFLCSARRVALSHGGAVPPAMQWLCHPLGHRFFVDGDWAVKGVLRETIYSSAGDPVDPLAQVTQLFREHLLEKALYCVAMPEPGRPATQGEGRRFSDALEYLQLLNGCSHGSSMPGPTPSISSGLAAVTGTDPVSKWWASLIGTIIHWLKDDEEGAERLYPLVEAMPRALQSSEKPLPRAALHSFKAVRAMLSKQDGSQASLSHCEKASSCLRESLEFCSPPKCTIDKAVQLLLCDLLLVTRTNLWQQQMSASQQLRGTYQASALELRGFQQDLSSLRRLAQTLRPAMRRVFLHEATARLMARASPTRTHQLLDRSLRRRGVQGSKAAGEPESHPTPREHAEALLLACCYLPPSFLSAPGQRVGMLAEAARTLEKLGDRRTLHDCQQMIIKLGSGTTVTSG
- the SREBF1 gene encoding sterol regulatory element-binding protein 1 isoform X2; the protein is MSAPCFDDAALEGLALELRAASDIDTALLSDIDDMLQLINTPDSDFSGLFDAPFTTPDSTVSSGLPPAPTSNVFPGPSKPPPTSNVFPAPPVLSTFTSQSPAPLLPAPGPTTAPGVKEEPVAMPSSQPQPGVMLTPSFVPTSPGQFSPQPMVGFQNQHSFPAVQPGGAAQSPLPTPQPAQPVALPGPVQSVAPQQLLAPSPAATTQPVSPQIQPVPVLLQPHFIKADSLLLTAVKTDAGSAKTSTITSLTTSSTAAPLQVPALVSGGTILATVPLVVDAEKLPINRLAPSGKAALLQSKGEKRTAHNAIEKRYRSSINDKIVELKDLVVGTEAKLNKSAILRKAIEYIRFLQQSNQKLKQENLSLKMAVQKSKSLKDLVASCSAGPKAEAPMEVAKAEVMEMLTPPPSDVGSPSRGSPLSLSGGSSSSSSDSEPDSPLCNHGKVKQEHPPPSPGSQGMLDRSRMALCAFVFLCLSFNPLASLLRGSSAPAPSGSLGTAGPGRSIMAESGIAEEPWGWSQWLWPTLVFWGLNVALVLGAVVRLFVYGEPVTPPHSESSVLFWRHRRQADLDLDRGDFAQGAQHLRTALGALGRPLPASHGDLACSLLWTLLRHLLQRLWVGRWLAARAGGLRPNPPPRAHVRQSARNAAMAYHRLHQLHLAGKQAGGHLLAINLALSAVNLAECAGDAVSVAALAEIYVAAALRIKASLHRCFHFLARPFLCSARRVALSHGGAVPPAMQWLCHPLGHRFFVDGDWAVKGVLRETIYSSAGDPVDPLAQVTQLFREHLLEKALYCVAMPEPGRPATQGEGRFSDALEYLQLLNGCSHGSSMPGPTPSISSGLAAVTGTDPVSKWWASLIGTIIHWLKDDEEGAERLYPLVEAMPRALQSSEKPLPRAALHSFKAVRAMLSKQDGSQASLSHCEKASSCLRESLEFCSPPKCTIDKAVQLLLCDLLLVTRTNLWQQQMSASQQLRGTYQASALELRGFQQDLSSLRRLAQTLRPAMRRVFLHEATARLMARASPTRTHQLLDRSLRRRGVQGSKAAGEPESHPTPREHAEALLLACCYLPPSFLSAPGQRVGMLAEAARTLEKLGDRRTLHDCQQMIIKLGSGTTVTSG